Below is a genomic region from Actinoallomurus bryophytorum.
GTGCCGTCGGCGAACCCGGTCGGCGACGCGGAGTCCGTACGACTGACGGACGTCCTCGACCTGCCGTTCGTCGGCCTTCCGAAGGGCGCTCCACGGGTCTTCACCGACTACCTGTACTTCGCCTGCGCCCGCAACGGGATGCCGCCCCGCTGCGGCGTGGACCAGGCCCAGACCATCCAGGACGTGCTCACCAGCGTCTCCGCCGGCCGGGGTACGGGCGCCGCGCTGTACTCCTTCTCGCGCCTCTACCACTGGCCGGGCATCCGTTTCGTGCCGGTCCTGGACGCGCCGTGGGAGCAGAGCGCGCTGGCCACGCGCAGGAACGACCCGCGCCCGGAGGTACGTGCCTTCCGTACGCTGGCCGCGACGCTCGCCCGCGACCTCGGCCCCAAGCTCGCCGCCGCCTCGGAGCTGGCCCAGCCGCCCGCGGTCCTGGAGCTCTAGAACGCGTCAGTCCACCTCCACCACGGCCTGGGCGAACTGGGCCGCGTAGAGGCGCGCGTACGCGCCCTCGGCCTTGAGGAGCTCGTCGTGCGTGCCCTGCTCGACGATGCTGCCCGACTCCATCACGAGGATGAGGTCGGCGTCGCGGATGGTGGACAGCCGGTGGGCGATGACGAAGCTGGTACGTCCCTCACGCAGGGAGTTCATGGCGTGCTGGATCAGGACCTCGGTGCGGGTGTCGACCGAGCTGGTCGCCTCGTCCAGGATGAGGATCGCGGGCTTGGCGAGGAACGCACGGGCGATGGTGATCAGCTGCTTCTCACCCGTGCTGACGTTCCCGCCCTCCTCGTCGATGACCGTGTCGTAGCCGTCCGGCAGGGTGCGGACGAACCGGTCGACGTACGTGGCACGCGCCGCCGCCACGATCTCCTCCTGGCTCGCGCCCTCCGCCCCGTACGCGATGTTCTCGGCGATGGTGCCGCCGAACAGCCAGGCGTCCTGCAGCACCATCCCGGTGCGTGCGCGCAGGTCCTCACGCGTCATCTCGGCGACGTCGACGCCGTCGAGCGTGATCCGGCCGCCGGTGACCTCGTAGAAGCGCATCAGGAGGTTCACCAGCGTGGTCTTGCCGGCGCCGGTCGGGCCGACGATGGCGACCGTCTGGCCCGGTTCGACCGCCAGGGACAGGTCCTCGATCAGCGGGATGTCCGGCTTGTAGCGGAACGAGACGTGCTCGAACGCCACCCGACCGCGTACGTCCTCGTGCCGGACCGGATTCACCGGGTCGGGCTCCTGCTCCTCGGCGTCCAGCAGGGCGAAGACGCGTTCGGCCGAGGCGACGCCGGACTGCAGCAGGTTGGCCATGCTCGCCACCTGCGTGATGGGCTGGGTGAACTGCCGGGAGTACTGGACGAACGCCTGCACCTCGCCCAGCGACAGCGAGCCCGAGGCCACCCGAAGACCGCCGACGACCGCGACGAGCACGTAGTTCAGGTTGCCGATGAACATCATCGCCGGCTGGATCATGCCGGAGATGAACTGGGCGCGGAAGCTGGAGGCGTACAGGGTGTCGTTGTGCTTGGCGAAGACCTCGCTCGACTCCTTCTGTCGGCCGAAGACCTTGACCAGCGAGTGCCCGGTGTACATCTCCTCGATGTGCCCGTTGAGGCGGCCCGTGGTGGCCCACTGCTTGACGAACTGCGGCTGGGCCTTCTTGCCGATCCTGGCCGCGACCAGCACCGACACCGGCACTGTCACCAACGCGATGATCGCCAGCAGCGGGGAGATGACGATCATCATGGTCAGCACGCCGACGATCGTGAGCAGCGAGGTCAGGATCTGGCTCAGCGTCTGCTGGAGCGTCTGGGCCAGGTTGTCGATGTCGTTGGTGACCCGGCTGAGCATCTCGCCGTGCGGCTGCCGGTCGAAGTAGCCGAGGGGGAGCCGCGCCAGCTTGGTCTCGGCCTGCTCGCGCAGCCGGTACATCGAGCGCTGGACGATGGTGGTGGTCAGCAGTCCCTGCAGCAGGCCGAGGACGGCCGCGACGAGGAAGAGCGCCAGCACGGTCAGCAGCACCATGCCGACCTTGCCGAAGTCGATGCCGTGCCCGGGCACGAAGTTCACCGAGTTGAGCAGGTCCGCGAGGGTGCCCTGGCCGTTGTTCCGCAGGCGGGCGACCACCTCGGCCTTGGTGGCACCGGCCGGGGCCTGGCGGCCGATCACACCGGCGAAGATCAGGTCGGTGGCCTGGCCGAGGATCCGCGGGCCCAGCACGGTCGTGGTGACGCTCGCGACGGCCAGCACCAGCGTGACGGCGATGAGCGGCCGCTCGGGCCGCAGCATGCGCAGCAGTCGCCGGCTCGATCCGCCGAAGTCCAGCGACTTCTCGGTCGACCGGCCGGCCATGAACGCCGCCGGTCCGCGGGCCGTACCCGGTGCCGGCCCCGGCCCGCGGCCGGGTACCGGCCGTTCGCCGGAACCGGACCCCGAACCGGAAGAGGCGGGGGAGCTCATGCGGCCTCCTGCTCGGTGAGCTGGGAGAGGACGATCTCCCGGTAGGTTTCGTTGGTGTCCATCAGCTCGCTGTGGGTGCCGGTGCCGACGACCCGGCCCTCGTCGAGCACGACGATGCGGTCGGCGTGCCGGATGGTGGAGACGCGCTGGGCGACGATGACGACGGTCGCCTCGGCGGTCTCGGCGGCCAGTGCCGCCCGCAGGGCGGCGTCGGTCGCGTAGTCCAGGGCCGAGAACGAGTCATCGAACAGGTAGACCTCGGGCCGCCGCACGAGGGCGCGCGCGATGGCCAGGCGCTGCCGCTGCCCGCCGGAGACGTTCGTGCCCCCCTGGTCGATCTTGGCGTCCAGCCCGCCGTCCATGCTCTCCACGAAGGCGCGGCCCTGCGCGATCTCCAGGGCCTTCCAGAGCTCCTCGTCGGTGGCGCCGGGCTTGCCGTAGCGCAGGTTGGAGGCGACCGTCCCGGAGAACAGGTACGGCTTCTGCGGTACGAACGCCACGGCGTCCGACAGCACCTCCGGGTCCAACCGGCGAACGTCGACGCCGTCGACGAGCACGGCACCGCCGGTGACGTCCATGAGACGCGGGATGAGGTTGAGCAGCGTGGTCTTGCCGCTGCCGGTGGACCCGATGATCGCGGTGATCTCGCCCGGCTGCGCGACGAGCCCGACGCCGCAGAGCACGGGCTCCTCGGCACCCGGGTACCGGAACTCGGCGTCCCGCAGCTCCAGCCGCCCGTGTACCTCGGTCGTGCGCACGGGCTCGGCCGGCGGCACGACGCTGGACTCGGTGTCCAGGACCTCCTGGATGCGCTCGGCGCACACCTCGGCGCGCGGGACCATCATGAACATGAAGGTCGCCATCATCACGGACATCATGATCTGCATGAGATAGCTCAGGAACGCGGTCAGCGCGCCGACCTGCATCGACCCGCCGTCGATCAAGTGCCCGCCGAACCAGAGGACGGCGACGCTGGAGACGTTGACGCACAGCATCACCGTGGGGAACATCAGCGCCATCAGGCGTCCGGTCCCGAGCGAGACCTGCAGCAGCTCGGTGTTGGAGGTGGCGAACCGCTCCTGCTCCGGGCGGTCACGCACGAACGCCCGGATGACCCGTACGCCGGTGATCTGCTCGCGGAGCACCCGGTTGATCGTGTCGATGCGGTCCTGCATCAGGCGGAACAGCGACCGCATCCGCGTGATGATCAGGATGATGACCGCGCCGAGCACGGGCACGACGACCAGCAGCAGCGCGGACAGCTTCACGTTCTGGTTGAGCGCCAGGATGATGCCGCCGACGCCCATGATCGGTGCCGACACCATCATGGTGAACGTCATCAGCGCCAGCATCTGGACCTGCTGCACGTCGTTGGTGGTCCGCGTGATCAGCGACGGCGTACCGAAGCGCCCCACCTCGCGCGCCGAGAACTCCTGGACCCGGTTGAAGATGGCCGACCGTACGTCGCGGCCGAGGGCCATCGCGGTACGGGCACCGAAGTAGACGGCACAGACGGCACAGACGATCTGCACGAGGGCCACGGTGAGCATGATGACGCCGGTGTGCATGATGTAGCCCGTATCGCCCTTCACCACCCCGTTGTCGATGATGTCGGCGTTCAGGGTCGGCAGGTAGAGCGTCGCCAGAGTCTGCACCAGCTGAAGCGCGACCACCAGGGCCAGCGGTTTCCGGTACGGGCGCAGGTGGGCGCGCAGGAGGCGGATCAGCACACGCAAACTCTCTCTGTCGAGAAGGACCGGGGCGAGCGGCTGCCTCTCCTGGGGGAGAGGGCTTGGGGGGTAGATACGAAAAATACCTCTAAGTGCCCCCGCTTCGCGCGCCATATTCCCCCGATGTGCCCGGTCTGGAGGCTGATGTCCGCAGGTCAAAGCGGGTTATGCCTGTCCGGGGGTGGCCCCGTATCACCCATCCGGGCAGGGCGCCGGCCCCGGCCGCCCGGTGGAGGTGGCCGTGTGGCGGCGGGTTCCACGGATACCCGGCCGGCCCGTACCGGACCCTCGGGCCGTCCCCGCGGACGGCCGTTCCGGCACCTGCCGGCGTGACCCACGCACCCTCCGGTCAACCCCGGTCAGCCGTACAACCTGCCCATATGGCCGATACGGGGCCGTGGATGCGTCGAGGAGTATGAACGGCATCGCCCCCTGAGTTCGTTGGTGAATGTCCGAGTAAGGAAGCGACCATCGACCCCGCCCCGACGAGAACAGAAGGATCCCTGCCCGGCCGGTCATCTCCGGCCCGGCGTCGCGCTCCTCCACGTCGCCGTCGGCGAGGCGAGCACGCCGCAATCGGAGATGAAGATCAGTCCTGTCCTGGTCGGGGGGTGAGCCCGTGAGACCGCGCATGCCGAGCGGATGGTGGAAGGTCGCCCAACGGCGAGGGCTGACCTACCGGATGGTCCTCGTGGGCGGCGTCATGGCCGTCCTCATGGTCGGTGCGTTCGCGCTCCTGTTCATGGCGATCACCGGCCTGCGTGACGCCGGGACGGTCGCGCGCCACGCGAAGACCGCCCTCGTCTCCGCCGACCGGCTGGAGAAGCTGATGTTCGGCCTCGACGCCGAGTCACGCGGCCTCATCGTCACCAAGGCCCCCGGCTTCGACCGGTACTTCGCCGCCGACCGTGCCGCTCTGCCCGCACGCGAGGCGGACCTGGAGCGGGCGTCGGCCACGGTGGACGCGGCCCAGGCGAGATGGGCCCATCAGATCGTGCAGGCCGACAGCGCGTACATGCGCGACTACCTCATCCCGTTGACGAACGCGGCCAAGAGCGATCCCGCGGCCGCGCGGTCGATGCTGGAGAAGGGCGAGGGGCTGCAGCGTCTGGCGGCGCTGCGGAACCAGTGCGAGAGCTTCGAGAACGCCCAGCGCAAGATCGCCGCCGTCTCGGAACAGGAGGCGATCGACGCCGCCCGCAGCGCCACCGTCACCGCGGCGATCTCGGCGGCGGGCGCCCTGCTGCTGATCGGCTTCTTCATCACCTACCTGACCAAAGTCATCATCCGCCCGGTCCGGCACGCCGCCCTCGTGGCCGGCGGGCTCGCCAAGGGCGACCTCACCGTACGGATGCCCGAGACGTCACCCGGGGAGATCGGCCTGCTCGAGTCCAAGTTCAACACCATGGTCGGCTCGCTGGAGGTCAGCCGTGACCAGCTTCGCCGGGTCGCGGACGAGCAGGGAGCGCTCCGGCGCGTCGCGACCCTCGTCGCGACCGGTGTCTCGCCGACCCAGGTGTTCGACGCCGTCGCCGCCGAGGTGGGCCACGTCCTGGAAGCGGATCACTCAGAGATCATCCGGTTCGAGTCCGACGACACGGCGAGGGTGGTCGGCTACTGGAACGATCCTCGCGTTCCCAAGGTCATGCCACCGCTCAACGGGCACTGGCCGATCGAGAGCGGCACCGTCACGGCGACCGTGCTGACGACCGAACGGCCGGCACGGATGAAGAACTACGAACGCGCCACGAGCGCGATCGGGATCTGGAGCCACGCGGTAGGGATCCGCTGTGTGGTCGGCTGCCCGGTGAAGGTCGAAGGACGGGTCTGGGGTGCGATGCTCATCCACTCACTGGAGAACGAGCCGATGCCCGGGGTCACCGAGGACCGGATGCAGGAGTTCGTCGAGCTCGTCGGCACCGCGATCGCGAACGCGCAGAGCCGCAGTGACCTCCTCGCCTCCCGCGCCCGTGTGGTCGCGGCGGCGGACGAGAGCCGCCGGCGCATCGAGCGCGACCTGCACGATGGCGCGCAGCAGCAGCTCGTCACCCTCGCCCTCAAGCTGCGCACTCTGGAGACCACCGCCGTCGCGCCCGGTCAGAGACGCCTCCGAGAGCACATCTCCGGCCTCGTCCACGACCTGGCCAACGTGCTGGACGATCTGCAGGAGGTCTCGCGTGGCATCATCCCCCCGATCCTCACGCGGAGCGGCCTGCGCCCCGCGCTCCGGTCGCTCGCCCGGCACTCACCCGTCCCGGTCGAGCTGAGCACGGACGTCATCGGGCGCCTCGCCGAACGCGTCGAGGTCGCCGTCTACTACACCGTCTCCGAGGCGCTGACGAACGTCGTCAAGCACGCGCACGCGTCCGAGGTGAGGGTCGACCTCGTGATGGAGCACCGGACCGTACGGCTCTCGATCCACGACGACGGCCGCGGCGGAGCGAACCTGTCCGGTGGCTCCGGACTGGTCGGTCTCAAGGACCGCGTCGAGGCCCTCGGCGGCAGCATCGAGGTCGTCAGCCCGGCCGGCGGCGGTACGTCGGTGCTCGTCGAGATCCCGCTCGAGCCCGCCGAGAGCCCGCTGGCCAAGGGCGCGTCGGCGCCGCCGTTGGTGAGCCGGCCCTTCATCGGCCTGTAGGCGAGGAACAGCGGCCCGCCTCCGGCCGGATTCTCATCGCGGGAGGGAGATTCCAGGACCTGCCCTGGGCGGAATTTTGGTCTCCGGAGGTTTTCCCCACGCGTCACGCGTGCCACCAGAAGTCCGGCTCATCCCATACGTGAAGACCTTGCAAAGAAACCCCGCGAAGGGGCGCTGACCTGCTCTAACCCGAATTGCGAGGGTAGAGTCGATACAAAACACACCGCGACCCGCGGTCGGCCGCGTCATTACGACACGGTCCGCGCCCGCTCCCTGGCGGTCATCGATCATCGTGCGCCGGGACGGGCCCGATGGGGCACGGGGCGGCCGTTGATCTCATCCGCGGCCCGGCGGCCTCGGCCAGGAAGACCGTTTCCCGCCACTGCCGCCAGGTTCTGCTGATCCTGGGTCGCGTACGGGGGGAGATCGCATGAAGTGCGGAAGTCAGATAGCCGTCGCGGTCGTCGGTGGCTACGTCCTGGGGCGGAGCCACAAGACCCGGATGGCGATCCTCCTGGCGCTCACGGCTGCGGCGGGAGGCAAGCTCCCGATTGGGCCCGAGGACCTCCTGAAGAAGACGCCTCTGGGCGGGTCGCTGGACAAACTCACCGGAGACCTACGCGGCCAGCTCGTCGACGCCGGTATGAACGTGGCCAAGAAGGCGGCGAGCAACCGCATCGACTCCCTCAGCGACCGGTTGCAGGAGCGCGCGGACACGCTGCGCGGAACGGGCACGAAGGGTCGCGAGGCGCCAGAGGAGGCCGAGGAGGAGCAGGAGCGCGCCCGGCCACGGCGCGAACCCTCCCGGCGCAAGCGTGAGGAGCCCGGCCGCGGCGAACGAGACCGGGGAGAGCCGTCCCGCCGTACGCGTGAGCCGGAGTACGACGAGGACGAGTACGAAGAGGACGAGTACGACGACGACCGCGATGAAGACGAGGACGACGGGGACGAGTACGAGGACGACTACGACCGTGAGGACGACGAGCCGGAAGAGGAGGACAGCGAGCCGGAGCCGGAGCGGCGTCGTCGTCCCCCGGCGCGGTCCTCGCGGCCGGAGCCGCGCCGGCGAGCCCCGCGGCGTGAAGAGGAACGCCCGAGAAGGGGACGGTCGCCGCGGTAACTGAACATCAACGCCGCCAGGACCGGGGTGTATCCGAGGGGGTTCTCGTTGCGCCCCCCGGGCTCACGTGTGCGTGACCCGTGACCTTGAGCGAAATGCCCAAGGGAGGGAGGCAGAGATGACGAGCGAGAACCTCGGTAAGGAAAGCGCGGAACTGACGGAGGAACTGCCCACACAGAGGCTCGCCCAGGAGGCCAAGAGTCTGCTGGAGGCGTTCGCGGAGAAGATCCTGGCCTCGGTGGGGGACAAGGTCAGCGCCAAGGTCAACGAGTTCAGCAGCGGGCTGCTCGAGAAGGTCGGGGGCGAGGGCGGCGGCGGACCCGGGGTCAAGGCCGCAGTGTCGGGCCTGACGGCGCTGACCGAGGGCAAGGGGCCACTACGCGCCGCGCTCGGCGCGGGTATGACCGGGGTGAAGGAAAAGGTCAAGAAGCTGTTCGGCGGTGGCAAGGGCAAGAAGGGCAAGATCACCAGCATCGTCGAGACGATCGACGTCGGCGTGCCACTCCGCCTCGCGTACAACCAGTGGACCCAGTACGAGGACTTCTCGTCCTTCATGAAGAAGGTCGAGAACGTCGAACGGC
It encodes:
- a CDS encoding ABC transporter ATP-binding protein, encoding MSSPASSGSGSGSGERPVPGRGPGPAPGTARGPAAFMAGRSTEKSLDFGGSSRRLLRMLRPERPLIAVTLVLAVASVTTTVLGPRILGQATDLIFAGVIGRQAPAGATKAEVVARLRNNGQGTLADLLNSVNFVPGHGIDFGKVGMVLLTVLALFLVAAVLGLLQGLLTTTIVQRSMYRLREQAETKLARLPLGYFDRQPHGEMLSRVTNDIDNLAQTLQQTLSQILTSLLTIVGVLTMMIVISPLLAIIALVTVPVSVLVAARIGKKAQPQFVKQWATTGRLNGHIEEMYTGHSLVKVFGRQKESSEVFAKHNDTLYASSFRAQFISGMIQPAMMFIGNLNYVLVAVVGGLRVASGSLSLGEVQAFVQYSRQFTQPITQVASMANLLQSGVASAERVFALLDAEEQEPDPVNPVRHEDVRGRVAFEHVSFRYKPDIPLIEDLSLAVEPGQTVAIVGPTGAGKTTLVNLLMRFYEVTGGRITLDGVDVAEMTREDLRARTGMVLQDAWLFGGTIAENIAYGAEGASQEEIVAAARATYVDRFVRTLPDGYDTVIDEEGGNVSTGEKQLITIARAFLAKPAILILDEATSSVDTRTEVLIQHAMNSLREGRTSFVIAHRLSTIRDADLILVMESGSIVEQGTHDELLKAEGAYARLYAAQFAQAVVEVD
- a CDS encoding ABC transporter ATP-binding protein, which gives rise to MLIRLLRAHLRPYRKPLALVVALQLVQTLATLYLPTLNADIIDNGVVKGDTGYIMHTGVIMLTVALVQIVCAVCAVYFGARTAMALGRDVRSAIFNRVQEFSAREVGRFGTPSLITRTTNDVQQVQMLALMTFTMMVSAPIMGVGGIILALNQNVKLSALLLVVVPVLGAVIILIITRMRSLFRLMQDRIDTINRVLREQITGVRVIRAFVRDRPEQERFATSNTELLQVSLGTGRLMALMFPTVMLCVNVSSVAVLWFGGHLIDGGSMQVGALTAFLSYLMQIMMSVMMATFMFMMVPRAEVCAERIQEVLDTESSVVPPAEPVRTTEVHGRLELRDAEFRYPGAEEPVLCGVGLVAQPGEITAIIGSTGSGKTTLLNLIPRLMDVTGGAVLVDGVDVRRLDPEVLSDAVAFVPQKPYLFSGTVASNLRYGKPGATDEELWKALEIAQGRAFVESMDGGLDAKIDQGGTNVSGGQRQRLAIARALVRRPEVYLFDDSFSALDYATDAALRAALAAETAEATVVIVAQRVSTIRHADRIVVLDEGRVVGTGTHSELMDTNETYREIVLSQLTEQEAA
- a CDS encoding ATP-binding protein: MRPRMPSGWWKVAQRRGLTYRMVLVGGVMAVLMVGAFALLFMAITGLRDAGTVARHAKTALVSADRLEKLMFGLDAESRGLIVTKAPGFDRYFAADRAALPAREADLERASATVDAAQARWAHQIVQADSAYMRDYLIPLTNAAKSDPAAARSMLEKGEGLQRLAALRNQCESFENAQRKIAAVSEQEAIDAARSATVTAAISAAGALLLIGFFITYLTKVIIRPVRHAALVAGGLAKGDLTVRMPETSPGEIGLLESKFNTMVGSLEVSRDQLRRVADEQGALRRVATLVATGVSPTQVFDAVAAEVGHVLEADHSEIIRFESDDTARVVGYWNDPRVPKVMPPLNGHWPIESGTVTATVLTTERPARMKNYERATSAIGIWSHAVGIRCVVGCPVKVEGRVWGAMLIHSLENEPMPGVTEDRMQEFVELVGTAIANAQSRSDLLASRARVVAAADESRRRIERDLHDGAQQQLVTLALKLRTLETTAVAPGQRRLREHISGLVHDLANVLDDLQEVSRGIIPPILTRSGLRPALRSLARHSPVPVELSTDVIGRLAERVEVAVYYTVSEALTNVVKHAHASEVRVDLVMEHRTVRLSIHDDGRGGANLSGGSGLVGLKDRVEALGGSIEVVSPAGGGTSVLVEIPLEPAESPLAKGASAPPLVSRPFIGL